The genomic region TTTGGAGGTGTGTCCAGCGGTGAGGATTTGGTAATGTCACCAATTGACCTGCCGTCCAATTCTGTCCCCATTGAATAAATGCGACATCGTCGAAATAGGAAGTAGTAGCCGAACCCGCCGCCAACCGACAGCGAATTTGCAGACAGGAAGTATTTTCCGGTATCGTAGCATCGGCGAAATCTTCCACCCATTGCGTTCCCGCCGCTTGTGATAACAAAACTTGTGTTGACGGATTCGGAACTTCATTTCCGGTACGACCCCGCCAATAATCCAACCGGATATTCGATCCGGCAATCGCACCCGGCCAAATCCGCGCATGCAGTGTATAGGGAATGTTTCGGTCGACAACATACCGGCGGAAAGTTTGCACAGTCATCGTTCCGGTTCCTGAGCTGCGGCGGATACGAAGCGAGCGGTCACCGGCGAATGAGAGCGAGTCGTCAATCGACTCACCATTCTCAAAGACCCAAGTTGTCGGTGCTCCTTCGTCTTCCATGTTCCCGATGCCCCACAACTGATCCATCCCTAATCGGTACTCGTAGGATTCCGCTTCGTTCCGCATGACCCACACCTGTTCGACAATACCGGTATCGGGGAACATGTAAGGTGCTGCCACTTGATAAGTCCCTACCGTTCGGAATGGCACCGTGAGCGTTTCAGGTGGTAATACGACGCGATCAAAATACAAGTTGTCGGAAGCGATGATACGAGTAAGTGCGCCATCGGATGGTTCAACGAGTGTGGTACCCCGTTCTCGGGAGAGCGATGCGATATGGTTCAATATCTTGACGCCCAAGCGTCCACTTGCAACACCCGGCATGTAATTATCGACATAAATCGGACGTATCCGCGCTTCGCGAACTTCACTAAAGCGATTGACATCAGCCTCAAAGGAAATCGACTGGAATGTTTCCGGTAAATACTGGTCGAACAGGAAATTGCCGGTGCTATATGCAATGTACTTGTTGCCGGGACGTGCAACGACTGCTTGCGGAACGTGTGGTCCATGTCCAATCACTAAATCCGCTCCATGCTCTAACATGTAGTCGGCAATCGCAATCCCATTTGTATCGACAACAGTATCGTCATCCCAATCGTTCCAATCACGAACGGACGATGGTTGTGTCATCTGATCCGGCTCGTTGGTGTATTCGATGTAGCCGATATGATATTGCACAATGATGAGGTCGACTAATGGCCGGACTTTGGCAAAATGTTCCGCAATGAGTTCACGTTTTCCCCAACTGAAGCCGCCTTTATTCGGTGCTGCCTCCAAGTAAGGGGCTTGGTTTTGTTCACGGCCGGTCAGAGAGCAATAGCCAAAAATCGCAATCCGTTGCCCACCGCGATTCACAATTGCCGGTCGCCACGCTTCGCCGTCGTTAGCTCCAGCTCCGGTATAGTGCAACCCATTTGCTTCGTAATTGTCGAAGGTCTCTTTTAATGCTTCATCGCCATAGTCGCCGGTATGATTATTCGCTAGCGATGCGACATCGATGCCGGCTCGAACAATCGCGCCGACATAAGACGGTCGGCCTTTGAAAGTGTATGTTTTATTGGGATGTTGAACCCCGGAATTGGAGTAAGCACATTCGGTGTTGCCGGTAACCAAATCGAAGCTATTCAAGTAGCTGCGGACATTGTTAAACAACCCATCAACGCCGTAGGTGTTAATGAGTCCTTCACTCTCAAACCGGCGGGCGATCATTATATCGCCAACACCGCAGTAAGTAAATGGTTGTTTGGGGACATCACTGCCGGGAATATTGATCGTCGCCCATGCCCAACGCTCCACCCGGTCGATGTCCTGCCAGCGGCAAAGAATTTGTTTCAACCCGCCATGACGGAATCGCAACGTGGCAAACGAACCTGTTGCATTGGTTTCGGCATCGCCATCCCACTTCACTGTGCCTTGCTCAATGTTTTCATCGTTAATAAATGCTTGTACGTTGTAGACAAGATCAGATTGCCGTTGCACTTGGATCGTAAACCGCGGTGTCTCGAATTGGTCGCCGGACGCATCGGTTATCCGGTCGACCCGCCAAATGCCGTCCGTTCTGACAGTGTCGTTGTCGTTGGCGAATACAATCGCATTGCACATACCGTTGCGACGGAAATAACTCGTAAAGGTCTCTCCAACTGGCATCCGCCACCGTGTCCACTGAGAGTATGGGGGGACCTCCGACCAGGAATTGTATATCGAATCGCCCCATAATGTTTCTTTGCCGCCTAACGTAAACCACACAACATGATTGCTGGTGTCGCGAAATCCGATTGCTTGCCATTCGGATTTTCTTTCGCGGAAGACCGATACTCCGGCACAAAAATCGCGAGTGATGCGCTTTGGAGGATCAAGTTCCAACACTTTCCAAGTATTGCCTAAGAAGCGGAGAGCATTACCGCCATCACCGCCGCCGAGGGTTAACTCCCATCCATCGGGCTCGCTATCCTGTGTTGCATAGCTGAGTAGTTCGGGAACCGTTTCAAAGTTCAACCACTCTACTTCATCGTGAGAGTAGTATCCGGGCTCGGCAATCACTTTGAAGTAGCGTTCTCCGGGAAGACCAGTCAATTCCACTTCGAGCCGGTCAGTGACCATAAGAGTCTGCCACTCATCGGTCAAAGCATAAGGGTTCGAGGCAGCGAGAATCCGCCATCGTCCTTCCCCGGGAAGACGCGTCCAAGCAAGCCGACAGCTTGTTTCGGTCAGGGGTGAGATGATGAGCGTACGGGTCTCTTGGGTTTCCCAGCCCGGTTCGGTAAGCGCAATCGCCCCGGGAACCGTCAGGGTCAATAAGAGTATAATCGGGAGTAGCCAGCGGCAAGCGAGAGTTTTCATGTTCTAAGATAGAACTTTTGAGGTAACGGTATCAAGCTTTTTGATCCAAATTCTGATTTCATTCCTTTGCCATGGCGCCATCGATATCGTATCTTTTCCCAACAAATTCGAGGAGAGAATGAAAAAGTTGTGGACAACCGTCGTTATTGCTGCTTTCGCCATAGGCACCTTTGCCATCGCGGAAGAAGTAAAGACGAACGAATCGCCAGTGAAACAAGAACAGCCGAAGGCAGAGGAAAAAGCGAAAATGGATAACCCCGCCGACCCGGTAAAGGGTCTGGATATGCAGAAATCCGAATCCGGATTGGAATGGCAAGACATTACGGTCGGTACCGGGAAAGCCCCGGAGAAGGGCAAAACAGTTGTCGTTCACTATACCGGCTGGTTAACGGATGGAAAGAAATTCGACAGCAGTGTCGACCGTGGCGAGAAATTCGAGTTCCCAATCGGCATGAGCCGGGTAATCAAGGGTTGGGATGAAGGCGTGATGTCAATGAAAGTCGGTGGCGTCCGCAAATTGTTTATACCTTCGAATTTAGCTTACGGTAACCGTGACGTTGGCGGTGGTTTGATCCCGGCAAATTCGACATTAGTCTTTCAAGTCGAATTGTTCGATGTAAAATAGACAGGTTATCAAACCTTAGCAAAAAACGCGGGTCATACGACCCGCGTTTTCTGTATAACAAATCGGTAATGCTACTTGACGCGCACGAACTCTATCCGGCGATTCATTTGACGACCTTCCGGTGTCTCATTCGTTGCGATCGGTTTCGTTTCGCCAAAACCCGTTGCTGACATCCGCGATGCCGTAACACCTTTACTTACAAGCCAATTCATGACGGAATTAGCGCGGCTTTGCGATAGCGCTAAATTCATGTCATCGGCTCCGACATTATCGGTGTGACCGTGAATTTCGACTACGATTTCCGGATAATCATTCAAAGTAGCTAACGCACGATAAAGAGTAGCTTCCCCTGCCGGCAGGATGTCCGCACTTCCGGTTTTGAAAACGATTCCTTCCAAACTGATTGGCTTCCCAATTTCTGGCGCTGGCTGTTTAGCAACTGGTTGCGGAGCTGCTTTCGGAGCAGGTGTGGATTTCTTACATCCAAAAGGAATCCGAATGCCGAGCGTGTAATTCTGCCAATCCTGATTCGATTCATCGTAGATCCGTTTCTCCATACCAGTATTAGCGTAGTTCACACAAGCTTGCAGATCGATATACAGTTTGTCATTGACTTTATATTCGATGCCGCCGCCATAGGGGAAGTAGTGATTGGAGTTTCCGTCATAAAAGATATAACCGACTCCACCCATGATATAAGGCGT from bacterium harbors:
- a CDS encoding CapA family protein, whose translation is MKTLACRWLLPIILLLTLTVPGAIALTEPGWETQETRTLIISPLTETSCRLAWTRLPGEGRWRILAASNPYALTDEWQTLMVTDRLEVELTGLPGERYFKVIAEPGYYSHDEVEWLNFETVPELLSYATQDSEPDGWELTLGGGDGGNALRFLGNTWKVLELDPPKRITRDFCAGVSVFRERKSEWQAIGFRDTSNHVVWFTLGGKETLWGDSIYNSWSEVPPYSQWTRWRMPVGETFTSYFRRNGMCNAIVFANDNDTVRTDGIWRVDRITDASGDQFETPRFTIQVQRQSDLVYNVQAFINDENIEQGTVKWDGDAETNATGSFATLRFRHGGLKQILCRWQDIDRVERWAWATINIPGSDVPKQPFTYCGVGDIMIARRFESEGLINTYGVDGLFNNVRSYLNSFDLVTGNTECAYSNSGVQHPNKTYTFKGRPSYVGAIVRAGIDVASLANNHTGDYGDEALKETFDNYEANGLHYTGAGANDGEAWRPAIVNRGGQRIAIFGYCSLTGREQNQAPYLEAAPNKGGFSWGKRELIAEHFAKVRPLVDLIIVQYHIGYIEYTNEPDQMTQPSSVRDWNDWDDDTVVDTNGIAIADYMLEHGADLVIGHGPHVPQAVVARPGNKYIAYSTGNFLFDQYLPETFQSISFEADVNRFSEVREARIRPIYVDNYMPGVASGRLGVKILNHIASLSRERGTTLVEPSDGALTRIIASDNLYFDRVVLPPETLTVPFRTVGTYQVAAPYMFPDTGIVEQVWVMRNEAESYEYRLGMDQLWGIGNMEDEGAPTTWVFENGESIDDSLSFAGDRSLRIRRSSGTGTMTVQTFRRYVVDRNIPYTLHARIWPGAIAGSNIRLDYWRGRTGNEVPNPSTQVLLSQAAGTQWVEDFADATIPENTSCLQIRCRLAAGSATTSYFDDVAFIQWGQNWTAGQLVTLPNPHRWTHLQIRTNDLSVTSTRVIVQRARLVARPR
- a CDS encoding FKBP-type peptidyl-prolyl cis-trans isomerase, encoding MKKLWTTVVIAAFAIGTFAIAEEVKTNESPVKQEQPKAEEKAKMDNPADPVKGLDMQKSESGLEWQDITVGTGKAPEKGKTVVVHYTGWLTDGKKFDSSVDRGEKFEFPIGMSRVIKGWDEGVMSMKVGGVRKLFIPSNLAYGNRDVGGGLIPANSTLVFQVELFDVK
- a CDS encoding OmpA family protein; this translates as MNHRFISIAAATLVVLIASLAQAQYKKMGYVAGAQIGTSILNEELDNVRYGTDFHVSLSYPIHDRLQEEVRAGITHVKVTGYTLTIVPIDWKVRWSFYPMERITPYIMGGVGYIFYDGNSNHYFPYGGGIEYKVNDKLYIDLQACVNYANTGMEKRIYDESNQDWQNYTLGIRIPFGCKKSTPAPKAAPQPVAKQPAPEIGKPISLEGIVFKTGSADILPAGEATLYRALATLNDYPEIVVEIHGHTDNVGADDMNLALSQSRANSVMNWLVSKGVTASRMSATGFGETKPIATNETPEGRQMNRRIEFVRVK